Proteins encoded in a region of the Phocoena phocoena chromosome X, mPhoPho1.1, whole genome shotgun sequence genome:
- the FLNA gene encoding filamin-A isoform X1 codes for MSSSHSRAGQSAAGAAPGSGADTRDAEMPATEKDLAEDAPWKKIQQNTFTRWCNEHLKCVSKRIANLQTDLSDGLRLIALLEVLSQKKMHRKHNQRPTFRQMQLENVSVALEFLERESIKLVSIDSKAIVDGNLKLILGLIWTLILHYSISMPMWDEEEDEEAKKQTPKQRLLGWIQNKLPQLPITNFSRDWQSGRALGALVDSCAPGLCPDWDSWDASKPVNNAREAMQQADDWLGIPQVITPEEIVDPNVDEHSVMTYLSQFPKAKLKPGAPLRPKLNPKKARAYGPGIEPTGNMVKKRAEFTVETRSAGQGEVLVYVEDPAGHQEEAKVTANNDKNRTFSVWYVPEVTGTHKVTVLFAGQHIAKSPFEVYVDKSQGDASKVTAQGPGLEPSGNIANKTTYFEIFTAGAGTGEVEVVIQDPTGRKGTVEPQLEARGDSTYRCSYQPAVEGVHTVHVTFAGVPIPRSPYTVTVGQACNPGACRAIGRGLQPKGVRVKETADFKVYTKGAGSGELKVTVKGPKGEERVKQKDLGDGVYGFEYYPMVPGTYTVTITWGGQNIGRSPFEVKVGTECGNQKVRAWGPGLEGGVVGKSADFVVEAIGDDVGTLGFSVEGPSQAKIECDDKGDGSCDVRYWPQEAGEYAVHVLCNSEDIRLSPFMADIREAPQDFHPDRVKARGPGLEKTGVAVNKPAEFTVDAKHGGKAPLRVQVQDNEGCPVEAVVKDNGNGTYSCSYVPRKPVKHTAMVSWGGVSVPSSPFRVNVGAGSHPNKVKVYGPGVAKTGLKAHEPTYFTVDCTEAGQGDVSIGIKCAPGVVGPAEADIDFDIIRNDNDTFTVKYTPRGAGSYTIMVLFADQATPTSPIRVKVDPSHDASKVKAEGPGLSRTGVELGKPTHFTVNAKAAGKGKLDVQFSGLAKGDAVRDVDLVDHHDNTYTVKYTPVQQGPVGVSVTYGGDPIPKSPFSVAVSPSLDLSKIKVSGLGEKVDVGKDQEFTVKSKGAGGQGKVVSKIVGPSGTAVPCKVEPGLGADNSVVRFVPREEGPYEVEVTYDGVPVPGSPFSLEAVPPTKPSKVKAFGPGLQGGSAGSPARFTIDTKGAGTGGLGLTVEGPCEAQLECLDNGDGTCSVSYVPTEPGDYNINILFADTHIPGSPFKAHVVPCFDPSKVKCSGPGLERATAGEAGQFHVDCSSAGSAELTIEIRSEAGLPAEVHIQDHGDGTHTITYIPLCPGAYTVTIKYGGQPVPNFPSKLQVEPAVDTSGVQCYGPGIEGQGVFREATTEFSVDARALTQTGGPHVKARVANPSGNLTETYVQDCGDGTYKVEYTPYEEGLHSVDVTYDGSPVPSSPFQVPVTEGCDPSRVRVHGPGIQSGTTNKPNKFTVETRGAGTGGLGLAVEGPSEAKMSCMDNKDGSCSVEYVPYEAGTYSLNVTYGGHQVPGSPFKVPVHDVTDASKVKCSGPGLSPGMVRANLPQSFQVDTSKAGVAPLQVKVQGPKGLVEPVDVVDNADGTQTVNYVPSREGPYSISVLYGEEEVPRSPFKVKVLPTHDASKVKASGPGLNTTGVPASLPVEFTIDAKDAGEGLLAVQITDPEGKPKKTHIQDNHDGTYTVAYVPDVTGRYTILIKYGGDEIPFSPYRVRAVPAGDASKCTVTVSIGGHGLGAGIGPTIQIGEETVITVDTKAAGKGKVTCTVCTPDGSEVDVDVVENEDGTFDIFYTAPQPGKYVICVRFGGEHVPNSPFQVTALAGDQPTAQPPLRPQQLAPPYTYAQGGQQTWAPERPLVGVNGLDVTSLRPFDLVIPFTIKKGEITGEVRMPSGKVAQPAITDNKDGTVTVRYAPSEAGLHEMDIRYDSMHIPGSPLQFYVDYVNCGHVTAYGPGLTHGVVNKPAVFTVNTKDAGEGGLSLAIEGPSKAEISCTDNHDGTCSVSYLPVLPGDYSILVKYNEQHIPGSPFTARVTGDDSMRMSHLKVGSAADIPINISETDLSLLTATVVPPSGREEPCLLKRLRNGRVGISFVPKETGEHLVHVKKNGQHVASSPIPVVISQSEIGDASRVRVSGQGLHEGHTFEPAEFIIDTRDAGYGGLSLSIEGPSKVDINTEDLEDGTCRVTYCPTEPGNYIINIKFADQHVPGSPFSVKVTGEGRVKESITRRRRAPSVANVGSHCDLSLKIPEISIQDMTAQVTSPSGKSHEAEIVEGENHTYCIRFVPAEMGMHTVSVKYKGQHVPGSPFQFTVGPLGEGGAHKVRAGGPGLERAEAGVPAEFSIWTREAGAGGLAIAVEGPSKAEISFEDRKDGSCGVAYVVQEPGDYEVSVKFNEEHIPDSPFVVPVASPSGDARRLTVSSLQESGLKVNQPASFAVSLNGAKGAIDAKVHSPSGALEECYVTEIDQDKYAVRFIPRENGIYLIDVKFNGTHIPGSPFKIRVGEPGHGGDPGLVSAYGAGLEGGVTGSPAEFIVNTSNAGAGALSVTIDGPSKVKMDCQECPEGYRVTYTPMAPGSYLISIKYGGPYHIGGSPFKARVTGHRLVSNHSLHETSSVFVDSLTKTASAPQHGAPGPGPTDASKVLAKGVGLSKAYMGQKSSFTVDCSRAGNNMLLVGVHGPRTPCEEILVKHVGSRLYSVSYLLKDKGEYTLVVKWGDEHIPGSPYRVLVP; via the exons ATGAGTAGCTCCCACTCCCGGGCGGGCCAGAGCGCTGCGGGCGCGGCTCCGGGCAGCGGCGCTGACACGCGAGACGCCGAGATGCCGGCCACCGAGAAGGACCTGGCGGAGGATGCGCCGTGGAAGAAGATCCAGCAGAACACATTCACGCGTTGGTGCAACGAGCACCTCAAGTGCGTGAGCAAGCGTATCGCCAACCTGCAGACGGACCTGAGCGACGGGCTGCGGCTTATCGCGCTGCTCGAGGTGCTCAGCCAGAAGAAGATGCACCGCAAGCACAACCAGAGGCCCACCTTCCGCCAGATGCAGCTCGAGAATGTGTCGGTGGCGCTCGAGTTCCTGGAGCGCGAGAGCATCAAGCTCGTGTCCATCG ACAGTAAGGCCATAGTGGACGGGAACCTCAAGCTGATCCTGGGCCTCATCTGGACCCTGATCCTGCACTACTCCATCTCCATGCCCATGTGGGacgaggaggaggacgaggaggccAAGAAGCAGACGCCCAAGCAGAGGCTCCTGGGCTGGATCCAGAACAAGCTGCCGCAGCTGCCCATCACCAACTTCAGCCGGGACTGGCAAAGTGGCAGGGCCCTGGGCGCCCTTGTCGACAGCTGTGCCCCGG GCCTGTGCCCTGACTGGGATTCCTGGGATGCCAGCAAGCCCGTGAACAACGCCAGGGAAGCCATGCAGCAGGCCGACGACTGGCTGGGCATCCCTCAG GTGATCACCCCTGAGGAGATCGTGGACCCCAATGTGGATGAGCACTCCGTCATGACCTACCTGTCCCAGTTCCCCAAGGCCAAGCTGAAACCAGGGGCTCCCCTGCGGCCCAAACTGAACCCGAAGAAAGCCCGAGCCTACGGGCCAG GCATCGAGCCCACAGGCAACATGGTGAAGAAGCGGGCAGAGTTCACTGTGGAGACCAGAAGCGCCGGGCAGGGAGAGGTGCTGGTGTACGTGGAGGATCCGGCCGGGCACCAGGAGGAG GCAAAGGTGACCGCCAATAACGACAAGAACCGTACCTTCTCCGTCTGGTATGTCCCCGAGGTGACGGGGACTCATAAG GTCACCGTGCTCTTTGCCGGCCAGCACATCGCCAAGAGCCCCTTCGAGGTGTATGTGGACAAGTCCCAGGGAGATGCCAGCAAAGTGACGGCCCAGGGCCCTGGCCTGGAGCCCAGCGGCAACATCGCCAACAAGACCACCTACTTTGAGATCTTCACGGCGG GAGCGGGGACAGGCGAGGTGGAAGTGGTGATCCAGGACCCCACAGGACGGAAGGGTACCGTGGAGCCTCAGCTGGAGGCCCGGGGTGACAGCACGTATCGCTGCAGCTACCAGCCCGCCGTGGAGGGCGTCCACACGGTGCATGTCACCTTCGCTGGTGTGCCCATCCCTCGCAGCCCCTACACTGTCACTGTTGGCCAAG CTTGTAACCCAGGGGCCTGCCGCGCCATCGGCCGGGGCCTCCAGCCCAAGGGTGTGCGAGTGAAGGAGACTGCCGACTTCAAGGTGTACACGAAGGGCGCGGGCAGTGGGGAGCTGAAGGTCACCGTGAAGGGTCCCA AGGGCGAGGAGCGCGTGAAACAGAAGGACCTGGGGGATGGTGTCTATGGCTTCGAGTATTACCCCATGGTCCCCGGCACATACACTGTCACCATCACGTGGGGCGGCCAGAACATTGGGCGCAG TCCCTTCGAGGTGAAGGTGGGCACCGAGTGTGGCAATCAGAAGGTGCGGGCTTGGGGCCCCGGGCTGGAGGGCGGCGTCGTTGGCAAGTCCGCAGACTTTGTGGTGGAGGCCATTGGGGACGACGTGGGCACCCTGG GCTTCTCTGTGGAGGGCCCGTCGCAGGCCAAGATCGAATGTGATGACAAGGGCGATGGCTCCTGTGATGTGCGCTACTGGCCCCAGGAGGCTGGCGAGTATGCCGTGCACGTGCTGTGCAACAGTGAAGACATCCGCCTCAGCCCCTTCATGGCCGACATCCGCGAGGCGCCCCAGGATTTCCATCCAGACAGG GTGAAGGCACGTGGGCCTGGATTGGAGAAGACGGGTGTGGCCGTCAACAAGCCGGCAGAGTTCACGGTGGATGCCAAGCACGGCGGGAAGGCTCCTCTCAGGGTCCAAGTCCAG GACAACGAGGGCTGCCCCGTGGAGGCAGTGGTCAAGGACAACGGCAACGGCACTTACAGCTGCTCCTACGTGCCCCGGAAGCCGGTGAAGCACACGGCCATGGTGTCCTGGGGAGGCGTCAGCGTCCCCAGCAGCCCCTTTCGG GTGAATGTGGGAGCCGGCAGCCACCCAAACAAGGTCAAGGTGTACGGCCCAGGAGTGGCCAAGACGGGACTCAAGGCTCACGAGCCCACCTACTTCACTGTGGACTGCACGGAGGCCGGCCAGG GTGACGTCAGCATCGGCATCAAGTGTGCCCCCGGCGTGGTGGGCCCCGCCGAGGCCGACATTGACTTCGACATCATCCGCAATGACAACGACACCTTCACGGTCAAGTACACACCCCGCGGGGCTGGCAGCTACACCATCATGGTCCTCTTCGCCGACCAG GCCACGCCCACCAGCCCCATTCGGGTCAAGGTGGACCCCTCCCATGACGCCAGCAAGGTGAAGGCCGAGGGCCCTGGCCTCAGTCGTACCG GTGTCGAGCTTGGCAAACCCACCCACTTCACGGTCAATGCCAAAGCCGCCGGCAAAGGCAAGCTGGATGTCCAGTTCTCGGGGCTGGCCAAGGGGGATGCGGTGCGTGATGTGGACCTCGTTGACCACCATGACAATACCTATACTGTCAAGTACACCCCGGTGCAGCAG GGCCCAGTGGGTGTCAGTGTCACTTATGGAGGGGATCCTATCCCCAAGAGCCCCTTCTCGGTGGCGGTGTCTCCAAGCCTGGACCTCAGCAAGATCAAGGTGTCCGGCCTGGGAGAGA AGGTGGATGTTGGCAAAGACCAGGAGTTCACAGTCAAGTCGAAGGGCGCCGGTGGCCAAGGCAAAGTGGTGTCCAAGATTGTGGGCCCCTCGGGGACAGCAGTGCCCTGCAAGGTGGAGCCAGGCCTAGGGGCTGACAACAGCGTGGTGCGTTTTGTGCCCCGTGAGGAGGGGCCCTACGAGGTCGAGGTGACCTACGACGGCGTGCCTGTGCCTGGAAGCCCCTTTTCTCTCGAAGCTGTGCCCCCCACCAAGCCTAGCAAG gtgAAAGCCTTTGGGCCGGGGCTGCAGGGGGGCAGTGCAGGCTCCCCTGCCCGCTTCACCATCGACACCAAGGGCGCCGGCACGGGCGGCCTGGGCCTGACAGTGGAGGGCCCCTGTGAGGCCCAGCTTGAGTGCCTGGACAACGGGGACGGCACGTGCTCTGTGTCCTACGTGCCTACGGAGCCCGGGGACTACAACATCAACATCCTCTTCGCTGACACCCACATCCCCGGCTCCCCGTTCAAGGCCCACGTGGTTCCCTGCTTTGACCCATCCAAGGTCAAGTGCTCGGGCCCCGGGCTGGAGCGCGCCACAGCCGGTGAGGCGGGCCAGTTCCACGTGGACTGCTCGAGTGCAGGCAGCGCAGAGCTGACCATTGAGATCCGCTCCGAGGCGGGGCTGCCAGCCGAGGTGCACATCCAGGACCACGGCGACGGCACACACACCATCACCTACATCCCCCTGTGCCCCGGGGCCTACACTGTCACCATCAAGTACGGCGGCCAGCCCGTGCCCAACTTCCCCAGCAAGCTGCAGGTGGAGCCCGCAGTGGACACCTCAGGCGTCCAGTGCTACGGGCCCGGGATTGAGGGCCAAG GCGTCTTCCGAGAAGCCACCACTGAGTTCAGTGTGGATGCCCGGGCTCTGACGCAGACCGGAGGGCCGCACGTCAAGGCTCGCGTGGCCAACCCCTCGGGCAACCTGACCGAGACCTACGTGCAGGACTGTGGCGACGGCACGTACAAAGTGGAGTACACGCCTTACGAGGAGG GACTCCACTCTGTGGATGTGACCTACGACGGCAGCCCTGTGCCCAGCAGCCCCTTCCAGGTGCCCGTGACCGAGGGCTGTGACCCCTCCCGAGTGCGCGTCCACGGGCCGGGCATCCAAAGCGGCACCACCAACAAGCCCAACAAGTTCACCGTGGAGACCAG GGGAGCTGGCACagggggcctgggcctggctgtAGAGGGCCCCTCCGAGGCCAAGATGTCCTGCATGGACAACAAGGACGGCAGCTGCTCGGTCGAGTACGTCCCCTATGAGGCCGGCACCTACAGCCTTAACGTCACCTACGGCGGCCATCAGGTGCCAG GCAGTCCTTTCAAGGTCCCTGTGCATGATGTGACAGACGCGTCCAAGGTCAAGTGCTCTGGGCCTGGCCTGAGCCCAGGCATGGTCCGTGCCAACCTCCCTCAGTCCTTCCAGGTGGACACGAGCAAGGCCGGCGTGGCCCCGCTGCAGGTCAAAGTGCAGGGGCCCAAAG gcctggTGGAGCCAGTGGATGTGGTGGACAACGCCGATGGCACCCAGACCGTGAACTACGTGCCCAGCCGTGAGGGGCCCTACAGCATCTCGGTGCTGTACGGGGAAGAAGAGGTGCCCCGAAG CCCCTTCAAGGTCAAGGTGCTACCTACGCACGACGCCAGCAAGGTAAAGGCCAGCGGCCCCGGGCTCAACACCACTGGCGTGCCCGCCAGCCTGCCTGTGGAGTTCACCATCGACGCAAAGGACGCAGGGGAGGGCCTGCTGGCGGTGCAGATCACG GACCCTGAGGGCAAGCCCAAGAAGACGCACATCCAAGACAACCACGACGGCACGTACACGGTGGCCTACGTGCCAGACGTGACGGGCCGCTACACCATCCTCATCAAGTATGGCGGCGATGAGATCCCCTTCTCCCCGTACCGCGTTCGGGCCGTGCCCGCTGGGGATGCCAGCAAGTGCACCGTCACAG TGTCAATCGGAGGTCACGGGCTAG GCGCTGGCATCGGCCCCACCATCCAGATTGGGGAGGAGACGGTGATCACCGTGGACACCAAGGCGGCGGGCAAAGGCAAGGTGACCTGCACCGTGTGCACACCCGACGGCTCCGAGGTGGACGTGGACGTGGTAGAGAACGAGGACGGCACCTTTGACATCTTCTATACGGCCCCCCAGCCGGGCAAATATGTCATCTGCGTGCGCTTCGGTGGCGAACACGTGCCCAACAGCCCCTTCCAAGTGACG GCTCTGGCTGGAGACCAGCCCACGGCACAGCCCCCATTACGGCCTCAGCAGCTGGCCCCGCCGTACACCTACGCCCAGGGCGGCCAGCAGACCTGG GCCCCAGAAAGACCGTTGGTGGGTGTCAACGGGCTGGATGTGACCAGCCTGAGGCCCTTCGACCTTGTCATCCCCTTCACCATCAAGAAGGGCGAGATCACTG GGGAGGTGCGGATGCCCTCGGGCAAGGTGGCGCAGCCGGCCATCACCGACAACAAGGATGGCACTGTGACCGTGCGCTACGCACCCAGCGAGGCCGGCCTGCATGAGATGGACATCCGCTACGACAGCATGCACATCCCAG gaAGCCCCCTACAGTTCTACGTGGATTATGTGAACTGCGGCCACGTCACAGCCTACGGGCCTGGCCTCACGCACGGGGTGGTGAACAAGCCTGCCGTCTTCACCGTCAACACCAAGGATGCAGGAGAGG GGGGCTTGTCCCTGGCCATCGAGGGCCCATCCAAAGCAGAAATCAGCTGCACTGACAACCACGACGGGACGTGCAGCGTCTCCTACCTGCCCGTGCTGCCCGGTGACTACAGCATCCTGGTCAAGTACAACGAGCAGCACATCCCGGGCAGCCCCTTCACTGCCAGGGTCACAG GTGACGACTCGATGCGCATGTCCCACCTGAAGGTGGGCTCTGCCGCCGACATCCCCATCAACATCTCGGAGACGGACCTCAGCCTGCTGACGGCCACGGTGGTGCCGCCCTCGGGCCGGGAGGAGCCCTGCCTGCTGAAGCGGCTGCGCAACGGCCGCGTGG GCATCTCATTCGTGCCCAAGGAGACCGGGGAGCACCTGGTGCACGTGAAGAAGAATGGCCAGCATGTGGCGAGCAGCCCCATTCCAGTGGTAATCAGCCAGTCGGAGATTGGGGATGCCAGCCGCGTGCGGGTCTCAGGCCAGGGCCTCCACGAAGGCCACACCTTTGAGCCTGCAGAGTTTATCATCGACACCCGTGATGCAG GCTATGGTGGGCTCAGCCTGTCCATCGAGGGTCCCAGCAAGGTGGACATCAACACAGAGGACCTGGAGGATGGCACATGCAGGGTCACCTACTGCCCCACGGAGCCTGGAAACTATATCATCAACATCAAGTTCGCTGACCAGCACGTGCCCG GCAGCCCCTTCTCCGTGAAGGTGACAGGCGAGGGCCGGGTGAAAGAGAGCATCACACGCAGGCGACGGGCCCCTTCGGTGGCTAACGTTGGCAGTCACTGTGACCTCAGCCTGAAGATCCCTG AAATTAGCATCCAGGACATGACAGCCCAGGTGACCAGCCCATCAGGCAAGAGCCACGAGGCCGAGATTGTGGAAGGGGAGAACCACACCTACTGCATCCGCTTCGTGCCCGCCGAGATGGGCATGCACACCGTCAGCGTCAAGTACAAGGGCCAGCACGTGCCTGGGAGCCCTTTCCAGTTCACCGTAGGGcccctgggggaagggggagcccACAAGGTCCGCGCGGGGGGCCCTGGCCTGGAAAGGGCTGAAGCTGGAGTGCCAG CCGAATTCAGCATTTGGACCAGGGAAGCTGGCGCCGGGGGCCTGGCCATTGCTGTCGAGGGCCCCAGCAAGGCCGAGATCTCCTTCGAGGACCGCAAGGATGGCTCCTGTGGCGTGGCCTATGTGGTCCAGGAGCCAG GTGACTACGAGGTCTCAGTCAAGTTCAACGAGGAGCACATCCCCGATAGCCCTTTTGTGGTGCCTGTGGCTTCTCCGTCTGGTGACGCCCGCCGCCTTACTGTTTCTAGTCTTCAG GAGTCAGGGCTAAAGGTCAACCAGCCAGCCTCTTTTGCAGTCAGCCTGAACGGGGCCAAGGGGGCGATCGATGCCAAGGTGCACAGCCCCTCAGGAGCCCTGGAGGAGTGCTATGTCACAGAGATCGACCAAG ATAAGTACGCCGTGCGCTTTATCCCACGGGAGAATGGCATCTACCTGATTGATGTCAAGTTCAATGGCACCCACATCCCTGGAAGCCCCTTCAAGATCCGAGTTGGGGAGCCTGGGCATGGAGGGGACCCAGGCCTGGTGTCCGCTTACGGAGCGGGCCTGGAAGGCGGCGTCACAG GGAGCCCAGCCGAGTTTATCGTGAACACAAGCAATGCGGGCGCTGGTGCCCTCTCGGTCACAATCGACGGGCCCTCCAAGGTGAAGATGGATTGCCAGGAGTGCCCTGAGGGCTACCGCGTCACCTACACCCCCATGGCACCTGGCAGCTACCTCATCTCCATCAAGTACGGCGGCCCCTACCACATTGGGGGCAGCCCCTTCAAGGCCAGGGTTACAG GTCACCGTCTGGTCAGCAACCACAGCCTCCATGAGACGTCATCAGTGTTTGTGGACTCCCTGACCAAGACTGCCAGTGCCCCCCAGCACGGGGCCCCAGGCCCAGGTCCCACCGATGCCAGCAAGGTGCTGGCCAAGGGTGTGGGGCTGAGCAAGGCCTACATGGGCCAGAAGAGCAGCTTCACGGTGGACTGCAGCAGAGCAG gcaacaACATGCTGCTGGTCGGGGTACACGGGCCCCGGACACCCTGCGAGGAGATCCTGGTGAAGCACGTGGGCAGCAGGCTCTACAGCGTCTCCTACCTGCTCAAGGACAAGGGGGAGTACACGCTGGTGGTCAAATGGGGTGACGAGCACATCCCAGGCAGCCCCTACCGCGTCCTGGTGCCCTGA